AAGCACTACATCGTCGGCCAGTTGCAACGGGTGATCTTCTTCGAACCCGGCGTCAAGGAAACCGATTGGAGCGCGACACCGGTCGTCATGGGCGTCGATGGCAAGCCGCGGCGTTGGGTCTATCTGCATTACTTCAAGGAAGGGCAGCCGTCGTTGAACTGGCTTGACCCGACGTTTGCCGCGCAGCAGATGATCATCGGCGACGCGTTGCACGCCGTAGATGTCATGGGGGCGAAGATCCTCCGTCTGGATGCCAATGGGTTCCTCGGCGTGGAGCGCAAGCTCGATGGTACCGCCTGGTCTGAAAGCCATCCGCTGTCGATTACTGGCAACCAATTGCTCGGCGGTGCGATTCGCAAGGCAGGCGGTTTCAGTTTCCAGGAGCTGAACCTGACCTTGGACGACATTGCTGCCATGTCCCACGGCGGGGCAGACCTGTCCTACGACTTCATCACCCGTCCGGCCTATCAGCATGCGTTGCTGATGGGCGACACGGAATTCCTGCGCTTGATGCTGCGCCAGATGCACGCCTTTGGCATCGACCCGGGATCGCTGATCCACGCGTTGCAGAATCATGACGAACTGACCCTGGAGCTGGTGCATTTCTGGACGTTGCACGCTCACGATACCTACCTGTATCAAGGCCAGACCTTTCCCGGAAGCATCTTGCGCGAGCACATCCGCGAACAGATGTACGAGCGCCTGTCCGGCGAGCATGCGCCCTACAACCTCAAATTCGTCACCAATGGCGTCTCTTGTACGACAGCGAGCATCATCACCGCCGCCTTGGGCATTCGTGACCTCGATGCGATCACGGCGGCCGATATCCAGCAGATCCGTCAGGTCCATCTCCTGCTGGTGATGTTCAACGCCATGCAGCCGGGTGTGTTCGCCTTGTCGGGCTGGGATCTGGTGGGCGCACTGCCGTTGCCGGCGGAACAGGTCGAGCACTTGATGCGCGACGGCGACACGCGCTGGATTCATCGCGGTGCCTACGACCTGGTGGACCTCAACCCGCAAGCACCGTTGTCGGCCGGTGAGATGCCCCGACCGAAAACCTTGTACGGCAGCCTGCCGAGCCAGTTGAAGGATCCGGACTCGTTCGCTTCGCAACTGCGCCGGATCCTGGCCGCGCGCCGCGCCTACGACATCGCCGCCAGCCGCCAGATACTCATACCGGACGTCGAGCATCCGGGGCTGTTGATCATGGTCCATGAGTTGCCGGCCGGCAAAGGCACGCAAATCACCGCGCTGAACTTCGGCTCGACGGCCATCACCGAAACCCTGCACCTGCCCGGTATCGCACCGGGGCCGGTGGTGGACATCATCAACGAGCGGGTCGAAGGGGACCTTACGCCCGAGGGTGAATTCACAATTACGCTGGACGCATTCGAAGGCTTGGCGCTGCGGGTGGTGAGCAGTTCGCCGATGATCTAGGGCGCAGGGAAGCGAGGAAGTGTATGAGAGTCAAAAGGAATCCGGAAAAAAGTATCAATGTGCCACTAATGTTATTAGCGTAGCTGCCGACACAAGCAGCATCGTTTTTAATCATAAGGACTTGATGCATGTTTTCTCATACGCTTCGTACCCTGGCAGCATTGACTGTGCTTGCCTGCCTGACGCTCACCGGCTGCGCCCACGTCCAACCCCCGGTACCGCTGGACAAACAGTTCTGGGATGCCAAGGAACCGACCATTGGCGTGGCCATCAACGTGGTACCCGAACCCGTCCTCGCGCTGACCGGCAACCAGGGACTGCTGGACCTGGCCATCAACAAGGGCGTCAACAGCAAGCTCAGCGATAATGTCGAGAAATGGCAGGTGCGTGACCTCAACACATTGCCGGACGCGATTGTCGCCAAGTTGCAAGCCAAGGGTTACAAGGCCAAGCGCATCAACGAGCCGGTGGATCTGAGCAAATACAAGGAAGTGAGTTTCCGCGAAGGCTACACCGCCCGCGACCTGACACCAATCAAGGCCACCTACGGTGTCGATCGCCTGCTGTTGGTCAACGTGATCGGGACTGGCGCCACCCGTAGTTATTACAGCATCGTGCCGACCAGCGTGCCCATGGCACAGGTGTTTGGGCAGGGCATGGTGGTCGATCTGGCCGATAACAAGTTGTTGTGGTTCAAGCCGTTTGCTGTCGTGCAGGCCGCCCAGGGCGAATGGGACGAGCCTGACTATCCTAATCTGACCAACGCCTTTTATCAGGCCATGGACTCGAGCCGCCAGCAAATGATCACGCCGTTCGAACAATGAACCGTGGATTGATGGCGGTCGGCTTGCTCGCCCTGTTGTTGGTGGGGGGATGCGCTCAGAAGCCGGCACCGCAGGCCGGTTTCAAATCGGCGGATGCGGTGTCCTACGTCCAGGCCCATGGCGTCAAGGTGGATCTACAACTGCCGCAGGCATTTGTCGGTGCCAGCACGGTGGTCGACGCCGAGGCCGCGCAGAAGGCTGCGTCGTCGAGCCATGCCCTGGTCGCCAGTTCCGGCAACAGCGCCGGGCTCGCCGGTTTGCTGGTTGCCAGCCTGATCAATACCCAGATGGGCAGCGGCAGCTTGCAGCGCGATGCGGAAAATACCGCCGCCAAGGAATCGCGCCCGCTGGCGGATCTGCTTGCTGGCGTGCCGTTGCAGGAGCGCCTGCAACAGCGCTTCCAGCAGGCGTCGCTGGCGGCCGGCCTCAAGCAGGGGACGGGCGACATCAACGCCCGGCTGGTCATCGAGCCTAAACTGATGCTTACACCTGATCGTGGCAGCTTCGTGCTGATCAATCGGGTGCAGGTCCAGGATATCGCCGGTTCGGCGCTGTATCGCATGCGCATCGAAGTCTCCAGCCAGCCGATCAGGCGCTGCGGCAAGCGTTGCATTGATGACGGCGAGCTGGATCTGGCGCAAGTGACGACAGTGCTCGACGAATGCATTGACGAGTCGATGCGGGTGCTGGCAGCCGATCTGATGTTACCGGCGCCGCCGGAAGCGGCCCAGGAAACCCTGCGTTACGTGCTGGATGGACAGCGCGTGGTCGAGCGCGGTTATCAGCTGGCCAACAACGGCAATTACTGGCGTTATCGCAACCTCTACGGCGCGGTAAAATCGGTGCCGGTGCCCTTCGAAGACGCGCTGACCCAGGAGCAGTTGCAGAAGGTTTACGGTCATTGACCGTGAATCGTTGCCTTGGTCCGCCAAGTGTCAGCGTTGGTCCAGCCAATATCGGTTGACCCCACCCCGCGCGCCATACACCGGATCCCGCTGAGGAAACGACAGCGTGTCGATATTTGCCAGCTGAGCCTCGCTCGGCGCTTCGCGGCAGATGTCGGCCTGCTGGCCGGGTGGGTATGCGCCTACCACGAGGAAGTCGTCGCTGGAGCCCAGGTTGCAATGCCCGGTACCGGCGGGTAGCAGCAACACATCGCCGGCCTTGACGTCGAGGACTTGTCCACCCGGACCGCCGATCATCAGTCGCGCCTGGCCGCTGGCAACGCCCAATACCTCGTGGCCTTCGGTGTGATAGTGGTGAAAATCATAAATCCCATAGCGCCATTGCGGCGGCCAGCCGTGGCTGCGGAACGTCTCTTCCAGGTGGGCGGCCAGGTCCGAGGCCTGGGCCGAAACTGCGTCACGGTAAACCAACACCGGCAGGCGCGGGTTATTGGGCACCCAGTCATTGCGCTCCAACATCAGGGTCTGGATGGAGTCCGACATGGCGTTCAGTGTGCTCATCGAAAAATCTCCAGGTCTGTGCACCTATAAACTGGACGATGTTTTCGAAGGAGGAGTTCAACCCGGCTGACGGCTACCGCCCGTCAACGTTCCTCCTTCATGATCCGCGCCACTTCGCCTGAAGCCTTGAGCGCTTCGAACGCGCGTTGGGCCTTGGCGACAGTCTCGTCCGGCGTGCTCAGGCTGAAGGCCAGGTAAACCCGGTGGGGCTGCTCATCAAGGGCATAGACTTCCTCCAGGGCTTCGAAGTCCACTTGGGCATCTTGGCTCATGAGGCGTGCGGTGTTCTCAGGCATCGGCACGAGCTGGACCTGGCGGTTCAACAGTTTCTGGAAGTTATCGTGATTGTTCGCCGACACGACCAGTCGGCTGAAACCACGTCCCTGCAAATAAACCTGCTTAGCGTCATTTCGTACCACGCCGATGCTGTACTGCTTGGCCTCTTCGAGGCTGCCGACCGTGATGCGTTCACCGCCTCGCAGCTTGTAAAGCCTGCTGGTGGACCGATGTATCTCCCCGACCCACTTGAACAGCTGTTCACGGGCCGGGGTGCGATCCAGCGGAAAGATCAGCACGTTGGGCTCGTGCAGCGCCATTTCATAGGCCCGCGCCCATGGATACAGCGCCATGTGGTGGTCGCTGAGACCGGCCTGCTTCAAGGTTTCCGAGGCGATACGGATACCGGGTCCGACCAGCTTCTCGTCTCGCAGATAGGCGTACAGCGAGTCTTCGGTGACGACCTCGATGGTCTCGGCTTGGCTTTTGAAGCTGATCAAGGCCAGGAGCACGCAAGAGTAGAGCATCAGACGGTGGCGCATAGAGACCTCATGGCTGGCGATGATGTCAGAGGGAAACGCGATTGCGCCCCTGGTGCTTGGCTCGATACAACGCCTGGTCTGCGCGCTGCATCAGTTGATCGAAATGATCCATGGCCTCGGGGTCCAGTTCGGCGACGCCGATGCTCAGCGTGACAAACGGCGAGACCGATGAGCCGCTGTGGGGCAATTCCCGCTCGGCCAGGGCGATGCGCAGCCGTTGAGCCGCGTCGCCAGCCTGTTGTGCATTGATGTTGGGCAGTACGACGACGAACTCCTCGCCACCGATGCGCGCGACCAATTCGCCGGAGCGCCCGAACACGTCACGCAGGATTTCGGCAATCTGCTGCAAGCACTGGTCGCCGTTCATGTGGCCGTAGGTGTCGTTGTAGATCTTGAAAAAATCCACGTCGCACATGAGCACGGCCAACGGCGTATGGTGGCGGACCGCGCGGCGAAATTCGATTTCCTTCAGTTCGTCGAAATGGCGACGATTAGCCAGTCCCGTCAAGGCATCGTGACGCGACAAGGCTTCGAGGGCCTGGTTGGCTGCCCGGAGTTCCGCTGTGCGCGCCTCGACCAGTTCAACCAACTGATCGCGGCTGGCGGCGATCGCCAGTTCGTCCGAACGCTGGCGCTCCAGGTGGGCATGCAGATTGTCCTGCAGTTCGTTGACCTGGGATTCGAGCAGGCTCAGTTCGTCCTGGCGGTCCACCGAGCGTTGCAGCTTGAGGTGATGCTTGAGGGTCTGCGGAGCGAGCTCGCCCAAATGCCGGGCAATATGCACCACGTGGATCGTCACCAGGCGATTGAACATGGTCATGACCAGCCCGGCGAGCAGCATCGATTGGATGATCTGCGTGATGACGATGCTGCGCGCTTCACCCCACAGGCGCTTCCAGAGCAGTTGGTTATCGCCTTCGATGGTCAGCTCACCGACTTTTTCATGGGCTCCGAGATAGGGCTGAGCGATTAGCTGGCGCTGCAGCACCGGTGCCGCGCCCGCGTTGCCGGTGGTGTAGCGATTGCGCTCAATGGTTTCCGGCGAACGGCCGGGCCGCAGGACATTGAGCACTACGCGTCCGACCGGCGCGGCATTCGCGACACTGTTGAGCTGCTTGTCCAGGGATTCGCTGTCCATTTCCCAAATGGCATGGGCCAAGGTGTCCTGGAACACCTGGTCGATCAGGCCAAGCTCGGAATTCATCTCCGCCAAATTGCTTTCCCAGGCCAGCCAGGTGCGCCACGTCACCATCGCCAGGGTAAAAAACAGGCAGAACAACAAGGTCGCCAGCACCAGGCGCCGTCCCAGGGAGCTGAGTGCCTTGGTCGGTGATCGGTGAGAGGAGCCCGGTCCGAAGTTGCTGTCCATCTCATAACCACTTGCGCGCGATGGCGTCGTAGACGCCGTTGCGACGAATGGTCTCCAGGCCGGCGCGGAATTTCTCGACAGTCTGTGCCGGTGTGTTGCGGCTGAACGCCATGTTCAAGCCGTCAGCGCTGCTGAGCTCGGGCAGTGGCAGCGACTTGATCAATACTTTTTCCGGATCTTCGCCATTCTGGCGAGTCAGGTACAAGGCGTTGAGTTCGTTGGAAATCCACAACTCCACATGATCGACCTTGAGCTTGCGGTAGTTATGTTCGTATTTGCTGCTGGACTGCAATTCCTCGCCGATGCGAAAACCCTTCGAGACGAGAAATTGCTCCCCCACGTCCTGATTGACGGTCGCGATCTGGTGACCGTGGGCATCGGCCAGGGAGTTGAGCTTCACCGGCCGTTCGGCCAGCGAGTAGATATACCATTGGGTCGGGGCGATGGCGCCGATCCATTGGAACAGGGATTCGCGCGCGGGAGTGCGGACGATCGAATAGATCAACACGTTGCTTTCATTGAGCGCCAGTTCGTAAGCGCGCGCCCAAGGCATGGGCTGGATCGAAGCCTCGACGCCGATTTCCTTGAGCACGGCCTCGACCACCTCGGTGCTCATGCCCGTCACTCGACCGTTCTGGGTCATGTTATAGGGCGGCAATTCCTCCGTCACAATGCGTAACGGCGGCTCTGCTGCGAGGGCCGATGCCGATCCACCTGCAATCAGGAGCATCAAGGCAACCATCGTCAGTAAACGGTTAAGCTGCAGAACCATTGATCATTACCCTATTCAACCAGCAGAGCCCGGCGAGGCCGGAGGGCCGCCGTCATAAGGGTTATCGGCTGGGTGGGGGACTGCTTGAGCGGGCCTTCAAACGCATGGGGCGGACCGCTCTAGCACGTGGCCGCCAGAACGTATCCCCGGTGAACCTTGCGGCGATACAGCACTCACTTGTCAGGTAGCTGCCTTGGCTGAGCCAACTGTTTTTTGCCGATAAGGAATTCGCATGGATCAAATTTCGAGCCCGCACGTGCGCCCCGTAGAGCGCGAATTCAGCCCGCGCGCGGTGATCACGGGAATCGTGCTTGGCATCCTCCTGACGCCTTCCAATGTCTATGCGGGATTGAAAATCGGCTGGTCGTTCAACATGTCGATCATCGCCTTGCTGGTCGGCTATGGCATCTGGCAGGGCTTGGCCAAGCGCTCGACCGGACGACTGCCCTGGACGCTGCATGAAAGCAACATCAACCAGACCGTAGCGTCGGCTGCGGCGTCGATCATTTCCGGCGGGCTGGTGGCGCCCATTCCGGCGTATACCTTGCTGACTGGCCAGCAACTTGACGCGGTGCCGATGGTTGCCTGGGTCTTCTCGGTGAGCTTCCTGGGCATCTGGATCGCCTGGTACCTGCGACCGTCACTGCTCAACGACAAGGCACTGAAGTTTCCCGAGGGGATGGCGACCCTGGAAACCCTGCTGCATATCTACAACCATGGCCATGAAGCGGCGACGCGCTTGAAGGTGCTGCTGGGGGCGGCGCTGTTGTCCGGGGTGACCAAATGGGTCGATACCTTTTGGTGGGCCATCCCACGCTGGTCGCCCAGCGTGCCGTTGGAGCGCCTGACGTTTACCGCCGATCCTTCACTGCTGCTGGTGGGGTTCGGCGGCATCATCGGCATCCGCGTCGGCTTGACCCTGCTGCTCGGCGCATTGCTGGCGTGGGGCGGGCTGGCGCCATGGTTGCTGGACAATGGCCTGGTGCAGTTGCCGCCCGGCAGCAGTGGCCCGCAGTTCGCGGTGCTGGTGGAATGGTTGCTATGGCCGGGCGTGAGCTTGATGGTTTGCGCGACGTTGGCGTCCCTGGCGATTCGCTTGTGGGCGTTGCACACTTCCACCAAGGCCAGCGGCGGCGCGACCTGGGTGATCCCCAAGGCCGGGCCCGCCGTTGGTTTCCTGTTGGCCATTGTCCTGGTGGTGAGCCTGCAAGCACTTTTGTTCGGCATCAATCCATGGATGGCGCTGCTGACCATTCCCTTGGCCATCTGCCTGGCGGCAGTGGCGGCCCGGGTTGTCGGCGCCACGGGCATTCCGCCGATTGGCGCCATCGGCCAATTGTCCCAGTTGAGCTTTGGCATCGTCGCCCCGGGGCAGGTGCCGATCAATCTGATGAGTGCCAATACCGCCGGCGGATCGGCCGGGCAATGCACGGACTTGATGAACGATTTCAAGGTCGGCCGGGCGATTGGTGCCACGCCACGCAAGCAGTTGATGGCCCAGACCCTGGGCATTTTCATCGGCAGTATTGTCGGCGTGCTGGCCTATCTTGCGCTGATTCCAGACCCGCAAACCATGCTGCTCACCGAAGAGTGGCCGGCCCCGGCGGTCGCCACCTGGAAAGCCGTGGCGCAAACCCTGACCCATGGCCTGGACTCCTTGTCAGCCAGCATCCGCTGGGCGATCTTCATCGGCGGCGTTGCCGGTTTGCTGTTGGGCATTCTCGACAGCGTGCTGCCGGCGCATCGTGCCCGCTACCTGCCCAGCACGGCAGCCTTGGGCCTGGCCTTTGTCCTGCCAGCCTCGGTGTCGCTGATGATGGCCCTCGGCGCGGTGCTCACCTGGTTGGTGAGCTGCCGCTGGCCGAGCCTCACCGAACGCTTTGCGATTACGGCCGCGGCGGGGTTGATTGCCGGCGAGAGTATCACCGGGGTGGGGGCGTCGTTGTGGGAGATGGTCGGGAATCTCTGAAGGCCCTGTGGCGAGGGGATTTATCCCCGTTGGGCTGCGCAGCGGCCCCCAGACCAGCCGACCCGGTGTGTCAGCAAGATGGAGCTCACTGTTTTAGGGCTGCTACGCAGCCCAGCGGGGATAAATCCCCTCGCCACAGGAAGCGGGTTGGCGCATCTAGTCAATGAGAATGCCGCGGCTCCCCACTGCGGGCGATCACGCGCAAATGCAAGGTGGCCGGCTCCAGGCAGCCTCCCGTGGACAGCTGCCCAACCAATTGTCGATACAGTTCCTGCCAGGGCGTCTGCGAAGGCGGGATACTCGGGGTCCACTCGCTTCGGCGCCGCTCCATCTCGGCGTCGTCGACCAGCAGGTTCACGGTGCGGGTGTTCAGGTCCACTTGCAGACGGTCGTTGGTCTGCAGCAGCGCCAGGCCACCGCCCACGGCTGCTTCCGGGGACATATTGAGGATCGACGGGCTCGCCGATGTGCCGCTTTGGCGACCATCGCCGAGGCAGGGCAGGGAGTCGATGCCTTGTTTGATCAGCGCCGCCGGCGGGGCCATGTTCACCACCTCGGCGCTGCCGGGATAGCCCACGGTGCCGACGCCACGAATCACCAGGATGCAGCGCTCGTCGATGTCCAGCGCCGGGTCATCGATCCGTGCGTGATAATCCTCCGGTCCTTCAAATACGATGGCCCGTGCCTCGAAGCTGTTCTCGGCACCGGGCTCGGACAGGTAGGTCTTGCGA
The Pseudomonas marvdashtae genome window above contains:
- the treS gene encoding maltose alpha-D-glucosyltransferase translates to MTMAEKNHVDWLVEQSMLHAARQRAKLYSGHGRLWQQPFAHTRPRDASALSSVWFTAYPASIVTRENGTVLEALGDETLWHALSKIGIQGIHNGPLKRSGGLQGTEFTPTIDGNFDRISFDIDPDLGTDAQLQALTRMAAAHNAVVIDDVIPSHTGKGADFRLAEMAYEDYPGLYHMVEIREEDWPLLPEVGEGRDAQNLTAQQVDALRDKHYIVGQLQRVIFFEPGVKETDWSATPVVMGVDGKPRRWVYLHYFKEGQPSLNWLDPTFAAQQMIIGDALHAVDVMGAKILRLDANGFLGVERKLDGTAWSESHPLSITGNQLLGGAIRKAGGFSFQELNLTLDDIAAMSHGGADLSYDFITRPAYQHALLMGDTEFLRLMLRQMHAFGIDPGSLIHALQNHDELTLELVHFWTLHAHDTYLYQGQTFPGSILREHIREQMYERLSGEHAPYNLKFVTNGVSCTTASIITAALGIRDLDAITAADIQQIRQVHLLLVMFNAMQPGVFALSGWDLVGALPLPAEQVEHLMRDGDTRWIHRGAYDLVDLNPQAPLSAGEMPRPKTLYGSLPSQLKDPDSFASQLRRILAARRAYDIAASRQILIPDVEHPGLLIMVHELPAGKGTQITALNFGSTAITETLHLPGIAPGPVVDIINERVEGDLTPEGEFTITLDAFEGLALRVVSSSPMI
- a CDS encoding GGDEF domain-containing protein, translating into MDSNFGPGSSHRSPTKALSSLGRRLVLATLLFCLFFTLAMVTWRTWLAWESNLAEMNSELGLIDQVFQDTLAHAIWEMDSESLDKQLNSVANAAPVGRVVLNVLRPGRSPETIERNRYTTGNAGAAPVLQRQLIAQPYLGAHEKVGELTIEGDNQLLWKRLWGEARSIVITQIIQSMLLAGLVMTMFNRLVTIHVVHIARHLGELAPQTLKHHLKLQRSVDRQDELSLLESQVNELQDNLHAHLERQRSDELAIAASRDQLVELVEARTAELRAANQALEALSRHDALTGLANRRHFDELKEIEFRRAVRHHTPLAVLMCDVDFFKIYNDTYGHMNGDQCLQQIAEILRDVFGRSGELVARIGGEEFVVVLPNINAQQAGDAAQRLRIALAERELPHSGSSVSPFVTLSIGVAELDPEAMDHFDQLMQRADQALYRAKHQGRNRVSL
- a CDS encoding OPT family oligopeptide transporter, with protein sequence MDQISSPHVRPVEREFSPRAVITGIVLGILLTPSNVYAGLKIGWSFNMSIIALLVGYGIWQGLAKRSTGRLPWTLHESNINQTVASAAASIISGGLVAPIPAYTLLTGQQLDAVPMVAWVFSVSFLGIWIAWYLRPSLLNDKALKFPEGMATLETLLHIYNHGHEAATRLKVLLGAALLSGVTKWVDTFWWAIPRWSPSVPLERLTFTADPSLLLVGFGGIIGIRVGLTLLLGALLAWGGLAPWLLDNGLVQLPPGSSGPQFAVLVEWLLWPGVSLMVCATLASLAIRLWALHTSTKASGGATWVIPKAGPAVGFLLAIVLVVSLQALLFGINPWMALLTIPLAICLAAVAARVVGATGIPPIGAIGQLSQLSFGIVAPGQVPINLMSANTAGGSAGQCTDLMNDFKVGRAIGATPRKQLMAQTLGIFIGSIVGVLAYLALIPDPQTMLLTEEWPAPAVATWKAVAQTLTHGLDSLSASIRWAIFIGGVAGLLLGILDSVLPAHRARYLPSTAALGLAFVLPASVSLMMALGAVLTWLVSCRWPSLTERFAITAAAGLIAGESITGVGASLWEMVGNL
- a CDS encoding substrate-binding periplasmic protein, giving the protein MRHRLMLYSCVLLALISFKSQAETIEVVTEDSLYAYLRDEKLVGPGIRIASETLKQAGLSDHHMALYPWARAYEMALHEPNVLIFPLDRTPAREQLFKWVGEIHRSTSRLYKLRGGERITVGSLEEAKQYSIGVVRNDAKQVYLQGRGFSRLVVSANNHDNFQKLLNRQVQLVPMPENTARLMSQDAQVDFEALEEVYALDEQPHRVYLAFSLSTPDETVAKAQRAFEALKASGEVARIMKEER
- a CDS encoding substrate-binding periplasmic protein, which codes for MVLQLNRLLTMVALMLLIAGGSASALAAEPPLRIVTEELPPYNMTQNGRVTGMSTEVVEAVLKEIGVEASIQPMPWARAYELALNESNVLIYSIVRTPARESLFQWIGAIAPTQWYIYSLAERPVKLNSLADAHGHQIATVNQDVGEQFLVSKGFRIGEELQSSSKYEHNYRKLKVDHVELWISNELNALYLTRQNGEDPEKVLIKSLPLPELSSADGLNMAFSRNTPAQTVEKFRAGLETIRRNGVYDAIARKWL
- a CDS encoding cupin domain-containing protein — encoded protein: MSTLNAMSDSIQTLMLERNDWVPNNPRLPVLVYRDAVSAQASDLAAHLEETFRSHGWPPQWRYGIYDFHHYHTEGHEVLGVASGQARLMIGGPGGQVLDVKAGDVLLLPAGTGHCNLGSSDDFLVVGAYPPGQQADICREAPSEAQLANIDTLSFPQRDPVYGARGGVNRYWLDQR